A single window of Salvia splendens isolate huo1 chromosome 8, SspV2, whole genome shotgun sequence DNA harbors:
- the LOC121746170 gene encoding transmembrane E3 ubiquitin-protein ligase FLY2-like isoform X2, with protein sequence MESWSLLRFLIRSLFGVWSILMVMLPVNGFRPLRQRRSWGEEWLPIGKDDQELGPFSSWNVTGTYRGSWKFPDSANSSSKFADFRKSNGNSILELISTPTKITGVHYVQGVIIFHDVFDNENDVHGARIRVEGVYIWPFRQLRMVANSGKENEFGQEDDYLLSNPYHLVFQESPREKIWKRKQSPIYEMEKHCNIEIAAKISRASSRKNGGDQDKFYLEGVMESPSVDDDVDCFSPMLLNATSVNVEVYYNKAVNYTLMVTFISFLEVLLLIRQMEHSNTQSGAAKVSLLMIGHQAIMDAYLCLLHLTAGILVESLFNAFATAAFFKFVVFSIFEMRYLLAIWKANRPSTNGENWEMMRRELSVLYSRFYGILLGGILVMYEFHNFLRIILLLLHSFWIPQIVINVVRDSRKPLHPHYILGMTITRIAIPLYVFGCPHNFMRIEPDQRWCISLAFFMGLQVFILLLQHYLGSRWFIPRQILPEKYSYYRRFLQGSNHHATDCVICMTAIDLSHRSNDCMVTPCDHFFHGSCLQRWMDIKMECPTCRRPLPPA encoded by the exons ATGGAAAGTTGGAGTCTTTTGCGGTTTCTGATTCGGAGTCTTTTTGGGGTATGGTCCATTTTAATGGTGATGTTGCCTGTGAATGGCTTCAGGCCTTTGAGGCAGAGACGGTCTTGGGGTGAAGAG TGGCTTCCTATTGGCAAGGACGATCAAGAATTGGGACCGTTTTCTTCTTGGAATGTAACAGGGACCTATAGag GGAGTTGGAAGTTTCCAGATTCTGCCAATAGCTCTTCCAAGTTTGCTGATTTTAGGAAGTCCAATGGCAATTCGATACTAGAACTAATCAGTACACCAACAAAAATAACCGGTGTACACTATGTGCAG GGAGTTATAATTTTCCATGACGTGTTTGACAATGAGAATGATGTTCACGGAGCTCGAATCAGGGTAGAAGGTGTGTATATTTGGCCTTTCAGACAACTAAGAATGGTGGCTAACAG TGGAAAAGAGAATGAGTTTGGGCAGGAAGATGATTATTTATTGTCTAACCCGTATCACTTG GTGTTTCAGGAGTCTCCACGAGAAAAAATCTGGAAGAGGAAACAAT CCCCAATTTACGAAATGGAGAAACACTGCAACATTGAAATCGCTGCAAAAATTTCTCGAGCGTCTTCcagaaaaaatg GTGGAGATCAAGACAAGTTCTATCTAGAAGGAGTTATGGAGAGCCCTTCAGTGGATGACGATGTAGATTGCTTCTCACCCATGCTCTTGAATGCAACCTCTGTCAACGTCGAAGTCTACTATAACAAAGCAGTTAACTACACTTTGATGGTTACCTTT ATATCTTTCCTCGAAGTTCTATTGTTAATCCGGCAAATGGAACATAGTAACACCCAATCA GGGGCTGCCAAAGTTTCGCTTCTGATGATCGGGCATCAAGCTATAATGGATGCTTATCTCTGCCTTCTACATCTCACTGCCGGAATTTTAGTTG AATCTCTATTTAATGCTTTTGCAACGGCAGCATTTTTCAAATTTGTGGTTTTCTCAATCTTTGAAATGCGGTACCTACTTGCGATATGGAAGGCGAATAGGCCATCAACTAAcggagagaattgggagatgaTGAGGCGCGAGCTCTCGGTTCTTTACAGTCGTTTTT ACGGGATCCTTTTAGGTGGTATTCTTGTCATGTACGAGTTCCACAATTTTCTGCGAAtcatccttctcctcctccacTCTTTCTGGATTCCACAGATAGTGATTAACGTAGTTCGTGACTCGAGGAAGCCATTGCATCCTCATTATATCCTAGGGATGACTATAACTCGAATTGCTATTCCCTTATACGTGTTCGGCTGCCCACATAATTTCATGCGAATAGAGCCAGACCAGAGGTGGTGTATCTCTTTGGCCTTTTTTATGGGACTGCAAGTTTTCATTCTTCTTCTCCAGCACTATCTCGGCTCCCGCTGGTTCATTCCTCGTCAG ATTTTACCGGAGAAATATAGCTACTATAGGCGATTCCTTCAAGGGTCAAACCACCACGCTACGGATTGTGTCATTTGCATGACTGCCATTGACCTCAGCCACCGCTCGAATGATTGCATG GTGACGCCGTGCGATCATTTCTTTCACGGCAGCTGCTTGCAGAGATGGATGGACATAAAAATGGAATGCCCGACATGTCGCCGCCCCCTCCCACCTGCTTAG
- the LOC121746170 gene encoding transmembrane E3 ubiquitin-protein ligase FLY2-like isoform X1 — translation MESWSLLRFLIRSLFGVWSILMVMLPVNGFRPLRQRRSWGEEWLPIGKDDQELGPFSSWNVTGTYRGSWKFPDSANSSSKFADFRKSNGNSILELISTPTKITGVHYVQGVIIFHDVFDNENDVHGARIRVEGVYIWPFRQLRMVANSGKENEFGQEDDYLLSNPYHLLGVFSSQVFQESPREKIWKRKQSPIYEMEKHCNIEIAAKISRASSRKNGGDQDKFYLEGVMESPSVDDDVDCFSPMLLNATSVNVEVYYNKAVNYTLMVTFISFLEVLLLIRQMEHSNTQSGAAKVSLLMIGHQAIMDAYLCLLHLTAGILVESLFNAFATAAFFKFVVFSIFEMRYLLAIWKANRPSTNGENWEMMRRELSVLYSRFYGILLGGILVMYEFHNFLRIILLLLHSFWIPQIVINVVRDSRKPLHPHYILGMTITRIAIPLYVFGCPHNFMRIEPDQRWCISLAFFMGLQVFILLLQHYLGSRWFIPRQILPEKYSYYRRFLQGSNHHATDCVICMTAIDLSHRSNDCMVTPCDHFFHGSCLQRWMDIKMECPTCRRPLPPA, via the exons ATGGAAAGTTGGAGTCTTTTGCGGTTTCTGATTCGGAGTCTTTTTGGGGTATGGTCCATTTTAATGGTGATGTTGCCTGTGAATGGCTTCAGGCCTTTGAGGCAGAGACGGTCTTGGGGTGAAGAG TGGCTTCCTATTGGCAAGGACGATCAAGAATTGGGACCGTTTTCTTCTTGGAATGTAACAGGGACCTATAGag GGAGTTGGAAGTTTCCAGATTCTGCCAATAGCTCTTCCAAGTTTGCTGATTTTAGGAAGTCCAATGGCAATTCGATACTAGAACTAATCAGTACACCAACAAAAATAACCGGTGTACACTATGTGCAG GGAGTTATAATTTTCCATGACGTGTTTGACAATGAGAATGATGTTCACGGAGCTCGAATCAGGGTAGAAGGTGTGTATATTTGGCCTTTCAGACAACTAAGAATGGTGGCTAACAG TGGAAAAGAGAATGAGTTTGGGCAGGAAGATGATTATTTATTGTCTAACCCGTATCACTTG CTCGGAGTTTTCTCGTCCCAGGTGTTTCAGGAGTCTCCACGAGAAAAAATCTGGAAGAGGAAACAAT CCCCAATTTACGAAATGGAGAAACACTGCAACATTGAAATCGCTGCAAAAATTTCTCGAGCGTCTTCcagaaaaaatg GTGGAGATCAAGACAAGTTCTATCTAGAAGGAGTTATGGAGAGCCCTTCAGTGGATGACGATGTAGATTGCTTCTCACCCATGCTCTTGAATGCAACCTCTGTCAACGTCGAAGTCTACTATAACAAAGCAGTTAACTACACTTTGATGGTTACCTTT ATATCTTTCCTCGAAGTTCTATTGTTAATCCGGCAAATGGAACATAGTAACACCCAATCA GGGGCTGCCAAAGTTTCGCTTCTGATGATCGGGCATCAAGCTATAATGGATGCTTATCTCTGCCTTCTACATCTCACTGCCGGAATTTTAGTTG AATCTCTATTTAATGCTTTTGCAACGGCAGCATTTTTCAAATTTGTGGTTTTCTCAATCTTTGAAATGCGGTACCTACTTGCGATATGGAAGGCGAATAGGCCATCAACTAAcggagagaattgggagatgaTGAGGCGCGAGCTCTCGGTTCTTTACAGTCGTTTTT ACGGGATCCTTTTAGGTGGTATTCTTGTCATGTACGAGTTCCACAATTTTCTGCGAAtcatccttctcctcctccacTCTTTCTGGATTCCACAGATAGTGATTAACGTAGTTCGTGACTCGAGGAAGCCATTGCATCCTCATTATATCCTAGGGATGACTATAACTCGAATTGCTATTCCCTTATACGTGTTCGGCTGCCCACATAATTTCATGCGAATAGAGCCAGACCAGAGGTGGTGTATCTCTTTGGCCTTTTTTATGGGACTGCAAGTTTTCATTCTTCTTCTCCAGCACTATCTCGGCTCCCGCTGGTTCATTCCTCGTCAG ATTTTACCGGAGAAATATAGCTACTATAGGCGATTCCTTCAAGGGTCAAACCACCACGCTACGGATTGTGTCATTTGCATGACTGCCATTGACCTCAGCCACCGCTCGAATGATTGCATG GTGACGCCGTGCGATCATTTCTTTCACGGCAGCTGCTTGCAGAGATGGATGGACATAAAAATGGAATGCCCGACATGTCGCCGCCCCCTCCCACCTGCTTAG
- the LOC121743236 gene encoding wax ester synthase/diacylglycerol acyltransferase 3-like: protein MEEYSEPVSPTGQYFTSSVISVSVIGVLESEIPIDNSNSLSLLKDVFLPINPRFSSLMVKDKNGKKHWKKVNVKLQDHLQLPKFPEGKTPEFYDDCLKDYLSRISLEEFPQSRPLWEVHVFQYPTKNAMGNVIFKLHHSLGDGFSLMGALLSCMQRADDPRIPLTLPSMIPTGRIVGGDHSFCQRISKNFSGIVNTVVDFGWSLLKSSVLEDHKSPVRSGEEGVEFRPITITTLTFSLDQIRQIKASLHVSLNDVVCGVVFLGIRLYMQAMKQDLTDAKSTALVLLNTRNVRTYKSISEMVEPDDDESTWGNRFAFLHVPLPKMAANPLNFVLKANKLIRRKKNSAALVLTGKLLDALRKLRGPEVTAKYIHSTLKNTSMTVSNIMGPVERMALSNHPVKGLYFMVVGVPQNLTITMVSYMGKLRMALGTENGLIDSPKFKSCLQNAFDTILKSAISSTA, encoded by the exons atggaGGAATATTCGGAACCAGTGAGCCCAACTGGGCAATACTTCACAAGCTCAGTGATTTCAGTGAGTGTGATTGGTGttcttgaatcagagatcccAATTGATAATTCCAACTCTTTGTCTTTGCTTAAAGATGTGTTTCTTCCCATCAACCCTCGTTTCTCCTCTCTCATG GTCAAAGACAAGAACGGAAAGAAGCACTGGAAAAAGGTCAATGTGAAGCTCCAAGACCACTTACAACTCCCAAAATTTCCCGAAGGAAAGACTCCGGAATTCTACGATGATTGCTTGAAAGATTACTTGTCTAGAATATCATTGGAAGAGTTTCCCCAAAGTAGGCCACTATGGGAAGTTCATGTCTTCCAATACCCCACCAAAAATGCAATGGGAAATGTGATCTTCAAACTTCACCATTCACTTGGTGATGGCTTCTCTCTAATGGGGGCTCTTCTCTCTTGCATGCAACGAGCCGACGATCCGCGAATTCCACTAACGCTTCCCAGCATGATTCCGACCGGTCGAATAGTTGGTGGTGATCATAGCTTTTGCCAGAGAATTTCTAAGAATTTTTCTGGAATTGTCAATACTGTTGTGGATTTTGGGTGGAGTTTGTTGAAGAGTAGTGTGCTCGAGGATCACAAATCTCCGGTGAGGTCCGGTGAGGAAGGAGTCGAGTTTAGGCCGATCACGATTACCACCTTGACCTTCTCCCTTGATCAAATCAGGCAAATCAAGGCCAGTCTTCATGTG AGTTTAAATGATGTGGTGTGCGGAGTGGTGTTCTTGGGGATTAGACTCTACATGCAGGCAATGAAGCAAGATCTCACCGATGCAAAATCAACTGCATTGGTTCTACTCAACACGAGGAACGTCCGCACCTACAAATCCATATCCGAGATGGTTGAACCCGACGATGACGAATCAACATGGGGCAACCGGTTCGCCTTCCTTCACGTCCCTCTCCCGAAAATGGCGGCCAACCCGCTCAATTTTGTGCTCAAAGCGAACAAGTTAATAAGGAGGAAAAAGAATTCCGCAGCTCTGGTTTTGACTGGAAAACTACTTGATGCATTGAGGAAATTGAGAGGCCCCgag GTAACGGCGAAATACATTCATAGTACTCTAAAGAACACGAGCATGACAGTTTCGAACATTATGGGCCCTGTGGAAAGAATGGCTTTGTCTAATCATCCAGTGAAAGGCTTGTATTTCATGGTCGTCGGCGTTCCTCag AACCTTACTATAACAATGGTGAGCTACATGGGAAAGCTGAGGATGGCTTTGGGAACTGAAAATGGGCTCATTGATTCTCCCAAATTCAAGTCTTGTCTTCAAAATGCCTTCGATACAATTCTCAAATCAGCCATCTCCTCTACTGCATga
- the LOC121743235 gene encoding cytochrome P450 CYP82D47-like, whose protein sequence is MDLSFFIGVGALITVLPLFLYFFYTNSTDHITSGSHAPPKAGGAWPFTGHLHVMSGGKLPHIALGAMADKHGPIFEIRLGVRQALVVSDAKLAKELFTKCDLAVSSRPETASSRNLGYEMAMFGFAPYGQYWREVRKVVSTELLSARRLELQKHVLVSETDLSINELFGVWSQKANVAGRVSVEMKQWFGDLNLNTVLRMVVGKRCFGSGGGDIDEARRCQRVMRDFFHLAGVFVVGDIMPYLRWLDVGGYEKKMKETSKELDLLVGQWLEEHREREILDKGKDFMDVMLCVVRGTKFQNQHDSDIIIKSTCSNLISGASDTTSIMLVWAMALLLNNNHALRKVQQELDDQVGRDKRVNDSDIDKLVYLQAVVKETLRLYPAAPLSGPREFTQDCVLGTYNVSKGTILFVNIWKLHRDPKIWSEDPLEFRPERFLTTHRHVDVKSPNFDYIPFGGGRRICPGINYGMRMLHLVLASLLQAFDISTPNGEEVDMSESGGLTNGKATPLDVLVSPRLCPSLY, encoded by the exons ATGGATCTAAGCTTTTTCATTGGTGTAGGAGCATTAATCACAGTCTTGCCTctgtttctttattttttctacaCAAACTCTACTGATCATATCACGAGCGGAAGCCACGCGCCACCAAAAGCCGGCGGAGCGTGGCCATTCACGGGCCATCTCCATGTCATGAGCGGTGGCAAGCTTCCGCACATCGCCTTAGGGGCCATGGCGGATAAGCATGGCCCGATCTTCGAAATCAGGCTCGGGGTCCGCCAAGCCCTGGTGGTGAGCGACGCGAAACTGGCTAAGGAATTGTTCACCAAGTGCGATTTGGCGGTCTCGTCCCGTCCTGAAACGGCCTCTTCTAGAAACTTGGGTTACGAAATGGCGATGTTTGGATTCGCCCCGTACGGGCAATATTGGCGGGAAGTGCGGAAAGTGGTCTCTACGGAGTTACTTTCCGCACGTAGACTTGAGTTACAAAAACATGTGCTGGTGTCAGAGACTGATTTGTCAATAAATGAACTTTTTGGTGTTTGGAGTCAGAAGGCTAACGTGGCGGGACGTGTATCGGTGGAGATGAAACAGTGGTTTGGGGATTTGAATCTGAATACGGTGTTGAGGATGGTGGTGGGGAAGAGATGCTTTGGATCCGGCGGCGGTGACATCGACGAGGCGCGGCGGTGCCAACGTGTGATGAGGGATTTCTTCCACTTGGCCGGGGTGTTTGTGGTGGGAGACATCATGCCCTATCTTAGGTGGTTGGATGTAGGTGGATATGagaagaaaatgaaggaaaCTTCAAAGGAGTTGGATTTGTTAGTTGGACAATGGTTGGAGGAACATAGGGAAAGAGAGATTTTAGACAAGGGTAAAGATTTTATGGATGTGATGCTTTGTGTTGTACGAGGTACCAAGTTTCAAAATCAGCATGATTCGGACATCATAATCAAATCCACTTGTTCG AACTTGATATCAGGTGCGAGTGACACAACCTCAATCATGTTAGTGTGGGCGATGGCCTTGCTACTCAACAACAACCATGCCTTGAGAAAAGTCCAGCAAGAACTTGATGACCAAGTAGGGAGAGACAAGAGAGTGAACGATTCAGACATTGACAAACTAGTATACCTTCAAGCCGTTGTTAAAGAGACTCTGAGGTTGTACCCGGCAGCACCCTTGAGTGGTCCCCGGGAATTCACGCAGGACTGCGTTTTAGGGACTTATAACGTCTCTAAAGGCACAATCTTATTCGTCAACATATGGAAGTTGCACCGAGACCCCAAAATATGGTCCGAGGACCCCTTGGAGTTCAGACCGGAGAGATTTCTAACGACCCATAGACATGTTGATGTTAAAAGTCCGAATTTCGATTACATCCCGTTTGGAGGCGGCCGGAGAATATGCCCCGGGATAAATTATGGTATGCGGATGTTGCACTTGGTGTTAGCTAGTTTACTACAAGCATTTGACATTTCAACTCCAAATGGTGAAGAGGTAGACATGAGTGAGAGTGGTGGGTTGACAAATGGCAAAGCCACCCCACTAGATGTTCTTGTTTCCCCAAGGCTATGCCCTAGTCTTTATTAG
- the LOC121745361 gene encoding 60S ribosomal export protein NMD3-like, whose translation MAEDSGMFTVSQTIGSVLCCKCGITMQPNAANMCTRCLQTEIDITEGLQKQVTIVHCPECNKYLQPPKTWTRAELESKKLLSFCIRRLKNLNKVRLVNAEFVWTEPHSKRIKVKLKVRKEVLNGAVLEQSYTVEYVVQDQMCETCSRAQANPNQWVAVVQLRQHVSHRRTFFYLEQLILKQDAAKSAIRVRQMDQGIDFFFNNRSHALKFVEFLGKYVPIRTRSDKQLISHDPKSNSYNYNYTFSVEISPICREDLICLPPKVAAGLGNPGPLVICNKVSSSISLLDPFTLRQSFLDADQYWRSNFKALMSSRQLVEYIVLDVEAISSEVNVGGSRCLLADAQIARVSDFGKNDTIFNVRTHLGHILNAGDYALGYDLCSTNSNDIELDKYKGLVLPEVILIKKSYEEKRQKKRGKPRAWKLRSLNMDVDIAAKGGGVSDEKMDSEYEQFLRDLEENPDLRFNLSLYRNKDYQASEVASVVDGEDPPSIPLDELLADLDLSDGDDDDETIDLDSIRG comes from the coding sequence ATGGCGGAAGACTCGGGGATGTTTACTGTGTCCCAGACTATTGGCAGCGTCCTATGCTGCAAATGTGGTATCACGATGCAACCAAATGCTGCAAATATGTGCACTAGATGCCTACAAACCGAAATCGACATAACTGAAGGCCTTCAGAAACAAGTTACCATCGTCCATTGTCCTGAATGTAATAAATATCTGCAGCCCCCAAAGACGTGGACTAGAGCAGAGCTGGAGTCGAAGAAGCTCCTGTCGTTCTGCATCAGAAGGCTGAAGAACTTGAACAAAGTGCGGTTGGTAAATGCGGAATTTGTTTGGACTGAGCCCCACTCCAAACGGATTAAAGTCAAGCTGAAGGTTCGAAAGGAGGTTCTCAATGGTGCAGTGCTTGAGCAGTCTTACACTGTCGAATATGTAGTGCAGGATCAGATGTGCGAGACTTGCTCGAGGGCGCAGGCTAATCCTAACCAGTGGGTGGCTGTGGTGCAGCTGAGGCAGCACGTTTCTCACAGGCGCACTTTCTTCTATCTCGAGCAGCTTATTCTAAAGCAAGATGCTGCGAAGTCCGCCATCAGGGTGAGGCAGATGGACCAGGGCATTGATTTCTTCTTCAATAACCGGAGCCATGCTTTGAAGTTTGTCGAGTTCTTGGGGAAATACGTTCCAATAAGGACGCGTAGCGACAAGCAGCTTATCTCTCATGATCCGAAGAGTAACAGTTACAACTACAACTACACTTTCTCAGTCGAGATCAGTCCCATTTGTCGTGAGGATTTGATCTGCCTGCCTCCGAAAGTTGCTGCTGGCCTGGGGAATCCCGGGCCACTCGTGATATGCAACAAAGTAAGCAGCAGTATATCTTTGTTGGATCCATTCACCCTCAGGCAAAGCTTCCTCGATGCGGATCAGTATTGGAGGTCGAATTTCAAAGCCTTGATGTCGAGCAGACAGCTCGTGGAATACATAGTGCTTGATGTTGAGGCCATATCCTCGGAAGTCAATGTTGGTGGATCCAGATGCCTCCTGGCCGACGCCCAAATAGCCCGTGTATCGGATTTTGGGAAGAACGACACCATCTTCAACGTGAGGACGCATCTGGGGCACATCCTGAATGCAGGCGACTACGCCCTGGGTTACGATTTATGCAGCACCAACAGCAATGACATCGAATTGGACAAGTACAAAGGCCTTGTTCTCCCGGAAGTGATTCTGATCAAGAAGAGCTACGAGGAGAAGCGTCAGAAGAAGCGTGGGAAGCCCCGGGCCTGGAAGCTCAGGTCCCTCAACATGGACGTCGACATAGCTGCAAAAGGCGGCGGAGTTAGCGACGAGAAGATGGACTCAGAGTATGAACAGTTCTTGAGGGATTTGGAGGAGAATCCTGACCTGAGGTTCAATTTGTCTCTGTATCGGAACAAGGACTACCAGGCATCGGAAGTGGCGTCCGTGGTGGATGGCGAGGATCCTCCTTCGATTCCCTTGGACGAGCTGCTCGCTGATCTCGATTTAAGTGATGGCGACGATGATGACGAGACGATCGACCTTGATAGCATCCGAGGGTGA